TCAGTCTCGACTTCAAACACTTCATCGACGGTGGTCGTTGGGGGATCAACTTCAATTGAAGGCTCACCCGCAGTAACATGAGAAGATCCAATTTGAAAGTATTGGGTCAAGTCAATGACAAGTGGACAGTCAGATGAAGAGTTGTTGTCAACAACGTCACTATCTTCTAAGCGTTTGCCAACATTTTGAACCTTATTGACGCGGTCATCACTTAATGGCCGATCCCAAATTCTTCGATGATTAACATTTTCGACTACCCACctatgtttatttttttggtttcgaGACGTTTCTTGGATGAAGAACACTTGTTTGGCTTGCGAAGCAAATATGAGTTGATCGTCTTTGTCCCATTCATGTTCAGTGCTTATACTGGTGATATTATTGTCATGGTTTACACCCCTTTGAGTATCAAACCACTTGCACCGAAATAGGACAGTGGAATAATCATTTGTATAACGCAACTCAATAATTTCTTCTAATTGGCCATAAAATTTCACACCGTTCTCTCCAACCACTTCCACCCCAGAGTTTTGCGTTGCGCATTTTGCATCACGTTCAAGTGTCTTAAACCTAACACCGTTGACTATGCAAGCAGTGTAAGTGTAAGCAGTCATTTTCGCACAAATTGAAAGA
Above is a window of Helianthus annuus cultivar XRQ/B chromosome 14, HanXRQr2.0-SUNRISE, whole genome shotgun sequence DNA encoding:
- the LOC110905044 gene encoding uncharacterized protein LOC110905044, translated to MEWFVLENCAEVREYMNEFKHTHPHDDLKTKFPGWFLHKVHSMKTQNSPEFHPELYALSICAKMTAYTYTACIVNGVRFKTLERDAKCATQNSGVEVVGENGVKFYGQLEEIIELRYTNDYSTVLFRCKWFDTQRGVNHDNNITSISTEHEWDKDDQLIFASQAKQVFFIQETSRNQKNKHRWVVENVNHRRIWDRPLSDDRVNKVQNVGKRLEDSDVVDNNSSSDCPLVIDLTQYFQIGSSHVTAGEPSIEVDPPTTTVDEVFEVETDSDEVEAAYDEDDPDYVESD